In Vigna unguiculata cultivar IT97K-499-35 chromosome 3, ASM411807v1, whole genome shotgun sequence, a single genomic region encodes these proteins:
- the LOC114175202 gene encoding uncharacterized protein LOC114175202: protein MAMRMKGKYDKYWGNPNGINILLLIAVVLDPRSKLDIVNYFIDYIFESSMASGLKSKILSSLTTLYDQYQEFEEGSQSSQQESQLDDEDDDPHGMSFYLRATGRRFDYISELDKYLREDPKPYIKSVELDVLHWWKRGVSHSHLYRSIRVCIQYRRKDG, encoded by the exons ATGGCAATGAGGATGAAGGGTAAGTATGACAAATATTGGGGAAATCCCAATggaattaatatcttattattgaTTGCTGTTGTGCTTGACCCTAGGAGTAAGTTGGATATTGTTAATTACTTCATTGACTATATATTTGAATCTAGCATGGCCAGTGGATTGAAATCAAAAATATTGTCATCTTTAACAACACTTTATGATCAATATCAAGAATTTGAGGAGGGTTCTCAAAGTAGCCAACAAGAATCCCAActagatgatgaagatgatgatcctCATGGCATGAGTTTCTACCTAAGAGCTACAGGACGTAGATTTGATTATATATCAGAgcttgataaatatttgagaGAGGATCCTAAACCTTATATAAAGTCGGTTGAGCTTGATGTTTTACATTGGTGGAAG AGAGGTGTTAGCCATTCCCATCTCTACCGTAGCATCAGAGTGTGCATTCAGTACAGGAGGAAGGATGGTTAG